One part of the Sciurus carolinensis chromosome 6, mSciCar1.2, whole genome shotgun sequence genome encodes these proteins:
- the Nkx2-5 gene encoding homeobox protein Nkx-2.5 isoform X1, translating into MFPSPALTPTPFSVKDILNLEQQQRSLAAGELSARLEATLAPASCMLAAFKPEAYSRPEAAAGLPELRAELGPATSPPKCPPAFPAAPTFYPRAYGDPDPAKDPRADKKELCALQKVVELEKPEADSAERPRARRRRKPRVLFSQAQVYELERRFKQQRYLSAPERDQLASVLKLTSTQVKIWFQNRRYKCKRQRQDQTLELVGLPPPPPPPARRIAVPVLVRDGKPCLGDSAPYAPAYGVGLNAYGYNAYPAYPSYGGAACSPGYSCAAAYPAASPAAQPASAAANGNFVSFGVGDLNAVQSPGVPQGNSGVSTLHGIRAW; encoded by the exons ATGTTCCCCAGCCCCGCGCTCACGCCCACGCCGTTCTCGGTCAAAGACATCCTGAACCTGGAGCAGCAGCAGCGCAGCCTGGCCGCCGGGGAGCTCTCGGCGCGCCTGGAGGCCACCCTGGCGCCCGCCTCCTGCATGCTGGCCGCCTTCAAGCCCGAGGCCTACTCCCGGCCCGAGGCGGCGGCCGGCCTCCCCGAGCTGCGCGCCGAGCTGGGCCCCGCGACTTCGCCCCCCAAGTGCCCGCCTGCTTTCCCCGCCGCCCCCACCTTCTATCCGCGTGCCTACGGCGACCCCGACCCGGCCAAGGACCCTCGAGCGGATAAGAAAG AGCTGTGCGCGCTGCAGAAAGTGGTGGAGCTGGAGAAGCCGGAGGCAGACAGCGCGGAGCGTCCCCGGGCGCGGCGGCGGAGGAAGCCGCGCGTGCTCTTTTCGCAAGCGCAGGTCTATGAGTTGGAGCGGCGCTTCAAGCAGCAGCGGTACCTGTCCGCTCCGGAGCGCGACCAGCTGGCCAGCGTGCTGAAGCTCACGTCTACGCAGGTCAAAATCTGGTTCCAGAACCGGCGCTACAAGTGCAAGCGGCAACGACAGGACCAGACTCTGGAGCTGGTGGGGctgcccccgccgccgccgccgcctgccCGCAGGATCGCGGTGCCCGTGCTGGTGCGCGACGGCAAGCCATGCCTGGGGGACTCGGCGCCCTACGCGCCTGCCTACGGCGTGGGCCTCAACGCCTACGGCTATAACGCCTACCCCGCCTACCCCAGCTATGGCGGCGCGGCCTGCAGCCCCGGTTACAGCTGCGCCGCCGCTTACCCCGCTGCGTCCCCCGCGGCGCAGCCCGCCTCGGCTGCAGCCAACGGCAACTTCGTGAGCTTCGGCGTCGGGGACTTGAACGCTGTGCAGAGTCCCGGGGTGCCGCAGGGTAACTCGGGAGTGTCCACCCTGCACGGTATTCGAGCCTGGTAG
- the Nkx2-5 gene encoding homeobox protein Nkx-2.5 isoform X2 — translation MFPSPALTPTPFSVKDILNLEQQQRSLAAGELSARLEATLAPASCMLAAFKPEAYSRPEAAAGLPELRAELGPATSPPKCPPAFPAAPTFYPRAYGDPDPAKDPRADKKAQFADWARAERLCPGQC, via the exons ATGTTCCCCAGCCCCGCGCTCACGCCCACGCCGTTCTCGGTCAAAGACATCCTGAACCTGGAGCAGCAGCAGCGCAGCCTGGCCGCCGGGGAGCTCTCGGCGCGCCTGGAGGCCACCCTGGCGCCCGCCTCCTGCATGCTGGCCGCCTTCAAGCCCGAGGCCTACTCCCGGCCCGAGGCGGCGGCCGGCCTCCCCGAGCTGCGCGCCGAGCTGGGCCCCGCGACTTCGCCCCCCAAGTGCCCGCCTGCTTTCCCCGCCGCCCCCACCTTCTATCCGCGTGCCTACGGCGACCCCGACCCGGCCAAGGACCCTCGAGCGGATAAGAAAG caCAGTTTGCGGACTGGGCCAGGGCAGAGAGGTTGTGTCCTGGACAATGTTAG